In one Sebastes umbrosus isolate fSebUmb1 chromosome 13, fSebUmb1.pri, whole genome shotgun sequence genomic region, the following are encoded:
- the LOC119500763 gene encoding NADH-ubiquinone oxidoreductase 75 kDa subunit, mitochondrial-like, whose protein sequence is MLRLPVVSRSVFPAASIIRGGGAAAAATNNARTAATAAAAAAASNLLEVFVDGNPIMVEPGTTVLQACEKVGMQIPRFCYHERLSVAGNCRMCLVEIEKVPKPVAACAMPVMKGWNILTNSDKTRKAREGVMEFLLANHPLDCPICDQGGECDLQDQSMQFGSDRSRFTEAKRAVEDKNIGPLIKTIMTRCIQCTRCVRFASEIAGVEDLGTTGRGNDLQIGTYVEKMFMSELSGNVIDICPVGALTSKPYAFTARPWETRKTESIDVLDAVGSNIVVTTRGGEVMRILPRLNEDVNEEWISDKTRFAYDGLKRQRLTQPMVKNESGQLVPTTWEDVLTRVAGALQGVEGNDVAAVVGGLVDAEALISLKDLLNRLNSDNLCTEEVFPMTGAGSDLRSNYLLNTGIAGIEEADLLLLVGTNPRYEAPLFNARIRKSWLHNELQVALLGKEVDLSYTHDHLGDSATILQEIASGAHPFSQDLAKAKHPVVVVGSSCLQREDGAAIMAAVSTIAQNARVSSGAEENWKVLNVLHRVASQVAALDLGYKPGVEAVRKNPPKVLFLLGADAGCITRQDLPKDSFIIYQGHHGDVGATMADIILPGAAYTEKCSTYVNTEGRAQQTKLAVSPPGMAREDWRIIRAISELAGVTLPYDTLDEVRDRLAEVSPNLVRYDDVEEANYFKQANELSQAVNQAVLTGPLVPPQLTVKDFYMTDPISRASQTMAKCVKAVTLGAQAVDEPAIC, encoded by the exons ATGTTGCGTTTGCCTGTTGTGAGCAGGAGTGTTTTTCCAGCAGCAAGTATTATCAGAGGaggaggtgctgctgctgctgcaaccaaCAATG CTCGcactgcagcaacagcagctgcagctgcagccgcCAGTAACCTGCTGGAGGTTTTCGTGGATGGGAACCCTATCATGGTGGAGCCAGGAACCACTGTATTGCAG GCATGTGAGAAGGTAGGAATGCAGATTCCTCGCTTCTGCTACCATGAGCGCCTCTCAGTTGCTGGAAACTGTCGCATGTGTCTTGTGGAGATAGAGAAAGTCCCTAAG CCTGTGGCAGCTTGTGCTATGCCAGTCATGAAGGGCTGGAACATTTTAACCAActctgacaaaacaagaaagGCCAG AGAGGGTGTGATGGAGTTCCTACTGGCTAACCACCCATTAGATTGTCCAATTTGTGATCAGGGGGGAGAATGTGATCTACAG GACCAGTCCATGCAGTTTGGCAGTGACAGGAGCCGCTTCACAGAGGCAAAAAGAGCTGTGGAAGACAAAAACATTGGCCCTCTCATCAAAACCATTATGACTCGCTGCATCCAGTGCACTCGCTGTGTGCG CTTTGCCAGTGAGATTGCAGGTGTGGAGGACCTGGGTACCACTGGCAGAGGCAATGACCTGCAGATTGGGACTTATGTGGAGAAGATGTTCATGTCAGAGTTATCTGGGAATGTTATTGATATATGCCCGGTGGGGGCCCTGACCTCTAAACCATATGCATTCACTGCTCGCCCTTGGGAGACCAG gAAGACTGAATCCATTGATGTCCTGGATGCTGTGGGTAGTAACATTGTGGTGACCACTCGTGGGGGTGAGGTGATGAGAATCCTGCCTCGTCTTAATGAGGACGTTAATGAGGAGTGGATCTCAGATAAAACCAG GTTTGCGTATGATGGACTCAAAAGGCAGAGGCTTACTCAGCCGATGGTGAAAAACGAGTCTGGGCAGTTGGTTCCCACAACCTGGGAAGATGTGCTTACTCGAGTTGCTGGAGCA TTGCAAGGAGTTGAAGGAAACGATGTTGCAGCTGTTGTTGGAGGCTTAGTGGATGCAGAGGCTCTCATTTCCCTGAAAGATTTGCTGAACCGTTTGAATAGCGACAACCTGTGCACTGAGGAGGTGTTCCCAATGACTGGAGCCGG ATCTGATCTGCGTTCAAACTATCTTCTAAACACCGGGATTGCTGGCATTGAAGAGgctgacctgctgcttctggTTGGCACAAACCCACGCTACGAGGCTCCTCTCTTCAATGCACGAATCAGAAAAAG CTGGCTTCACAACGAGTTGCAAGTGGCTCTTTTGGGAAAGGAAGTGGACCTAAGTTACACACATGACCATCTTGGGGATTCTGCCACGATTCTTCAAGAAATTGCGTCAGGAGCTCACCCGTTCTCCCAG GACTTGGCTAAAGCGAAGCATCCAGTTGTTGTGGTTGGAAGCAGTTGCCTGCAGAGGGAGGACGGGGCTGCGATAATGGCCGCTGTGTCAACCATTGCTCAGAACGCTCGCGTCAGCAGTGGCGCGGAGGAAAACTGGAAGGTTCTCAATGTGCTTCACAG GGTTGCCAGTCAAGTGGCTGCACTTGATCTTGGGTACAAGCCAGGAGTGGAGGCTGTCAGAAAGAACCCACCCAAAGTTCTGTTCCTACTCGGAGCTGATGCTGGCTGCATTACTCGCCAAGACCTCCCAAAGGATAGCTTCATAATTTATCAAG GTCACCATGGCGATGTCGGTGCAACAATGGCTGATATCATACTTCCTGGAGCTGCATACACTGAGAAATGTAGCACCTATGTGAACACTGAGGGCCGTGCCCAGCAGACCAAATTGGCTGTGAGTCCCCCAGGCATGGCTAGGGAGGACTGGAGGATCATCAGAGCCATATCTGAG CTTGCTGGAGTGACTCTGCCATATGACACCCTTGATGAAGTGCGTGATAGACTGGCAGAGGTTTCCCCAAATCTGGTGCGATACGATGACGTTGAGGAGGCCAACTACTTTAAGCAGGCTAATGAGCTGTCTCAG GCAGTGAACCAGGCTGTCCTTACTGGACCTTTAGTCCCTCCACAGCTTACTGTGAAGGACTTCTATATGACAG